ACGGTTGGCCAGCAAAGCAGATTGCCGACCCTGATGTCAAGAAGTTCTTCGCCAGACGAGATGGACTTCAAGTCGTCGACGAATGCGTTATGTTAGGCGATCGGATCTTCGTGCCATTTAGGTTTCGCAAGCGAATCATACGAATCATACGCTACATCGTTGACATTCTGGAATGGACCGGATGAAGTCTCTGGGGCGCAGCTACATCTACTGGCCCAATGTCGACGATGATGAGGCGCAGTTTGTTCGTCAATGCAGAGCGTGTGCCGAAGCAGCGAAGTCTCCAACGAAAGCAACCCTGTAGTCGTGGCCCATTTCACTCCGGCCATGGCAACGTGTTCATATTGGCTTCGCTGGCCCTATTAATGGATACTACTATTTCGTcatggtgcacccgtggccgagtggttagcgtctcacattatcatgccggatgttcgggttcgattcccgttctggccgggggatttttcgtcagagaaatttccttcgatttgcactgtggtcacgcgtattctggagcttgcccctcggaatacattcaaggcgtgttatttggcttaagaaatctcaactaagtattaataaatgacgctagttaatgcatacgttgagacggcaaaagttccacagggaacgttaacgccattcaagaagactaTTTCGTCATCGTGGATGCCTATTCCAAGTGGCCCGAAATGTTCCCCAGTCGATCAATTAACACCACTGCAACTATGGACATGCTTCGTGAGACATTTTCCCGTTTTGGCAACTCGGAATCTTTGGTTTCAGACAACGGAACGCAATTCACCAGTGAACAGTTCCAGCAATTTTTTCATGCAAATGGTATCAAACATCTCCGTACTGGTCCATACCACCCGCAGTCCAATGGCCAAGCAGAGCGATTTGTCGATTCCCTCAAGCGTGGCCTCAAGAAGCTGCGTTATGGAGAAAGTTCGCCTACACTGGAGCATCTGCACACATTTCTTTCGGTGTACCGCTCTACTCCAAACCCAAATACTCCCGAATCGACGTCTCCAGCTGAAGCGTTCCTAGGGAGACCAGTACGCAACACGTTGGACCTGCTAAGGAAACCTGATTCCGTTACTTAAGTTGCAAGGAACcacaaacacgtttttctcgtgAATCaaaacttccaagatggcttaCTCCCTTTCAAGAGGAGGAGATGTAGCAGGCCTTGCTTCCTTAGAAGGCGTATGTATTCATTAAAGTATAGTTAGTTAGTCAACCACCAAGCAAAATAGACCTCTTTTAGTCGCTCCGAACTACCAGTCTATCACCGTGGTTACGGCTACAACACTGAGCGTTTCGTACGAACTGTATCCAGTCTCAAACTCCTCTATTATTGTAACTTTCTCCGCTATGGTGAGCGTTGTTACTTTCATTTTACATCTTCCTTGTTATTCGTCCCAGAGTTCGACGTTGATGTTCCTTCCATCGTGTAAACTTAATAAATTTGAGGCAAATAATTCTTCAATACATAAAGTTCACGTATGAATTCACAAGTTACCTGTATCGCAATATTCACGAAAGAAACTGTTTATTCACTGTTTTTGGGCCTGATtgcgaacgtcacttcacggtgaaaacggaatgaaatgcatacaaattgcatacaattcatttcgttttcaccgtgaagtgacgttggTGATCAGGCCCAGTATTTATGAAGCACAGGAAGCAGCTACTCATCATACGTATCATCTTTAGCGAACAAAAACataaaccaaaacaaacaattCGAGTGCTCCTCGCTTAACTTTGACATTTGTCGATACCCAATTAGCGAATGATATTCGTTAGTTGGGGAGCAGTCGTCTCCCAATTAGGGAACTTGCACTGTATGTGATTTCcacgaagaaaaatcgatttgcattgactagttgcgtgaaaacacactaaattggacaaaccaagatcatttaccctacatggTGAGGTACGATTTCGAATTTGAGTCACTCGTCACTGCATTTGTGAACGATTGATTACCCAAAAAAGGAGAACGTGGGATGATAGGTGAATTGATCCTAATTCGAGTTATGTTCTAATGTCAAATGTGCGAACCACGTCAGAGACAAAACAACGAGACGGAACCAAATCCCGGTGAAATGTTATTATCATTGAAACTATTATAAAATAATTCTTTATTTCGCGTGTTTCGTGATAATTCATCACCAACGATGTCACACAGCAATCGTCATAACTCTAAAGCACATGCAACTTCTACCAATCCTTGGAGTCGCAATCAAACCGGTGTTGGAGACGCACAAACTACCCGTCCAAAATCTAAAGGATCCAATCAGAATCAACCAAAACCGGGGGTTAGTGGGGACAgcaatttgttgaaaaaatgtGAAGATAAATTTGCTCAAGAACACCACAAGCATTTGGAAtcggcaaaaaaatatatccaacAGTATGAGTCCAGTGAGGATGAGGATGATGGAAGAAGCTCTTCGCCGAACGAGATTTTAGGAACAGTGTTGAAGAACTATCGGGGCGCTGACGGGGACATCGTCAAGACCCAGGAATATCTACAGAACCTGCTTGAATCCCGCTCGGCCGTCTGCTTGATTTGTATCGGTACGGTTAAACGTTCCGATTCGATTTGGTCCTGCACCAGTTGTTATACGTTTTTCCACCTTCTGTGCATCCAGCGATGGGCGAACGATAGCATCTCACAAAAGCGCATAAGTCACGAACAGCAGGAAGGATATTACAACAATCGGGGTGAGTACATTCCCAAACCGACCCTTTCCGTTCATTGGGACTGTCCGAAGTGTCGTAAGGAGTATGAACCGGTGGATATCCCACGGCACTACGATTGTTTCTGTGGGAAAGAACAAAACCCACAGAATCATTTGTGGCTGATACCGCATTCCTGCGGAGAGACCTGTCGGAAACGGCTGGTGCCAGACTGTGGTCATAAGTGTGTTTTACTTTGTCATCCGGGACCATGTCCGCCGTGTCCCCAGACGATTGCGGTGTCTTGCGAGTGTGGTCAATCGGCTAAGAAAACAATTCGGTGCTCGCAGAGAACTTGGACATGTCTTAAGCCGGTACGTATCCAGAATTGTTTCTGTAGAGTTCTTGATTTCAGATTCTCTTCGTTGTTGCAGTGTAAGCAAAAGCGTAACTGTGGAATTCACGAATGCGGCGAGCTGTGTCACTCTGCGGAAAAGTGCCCGCTGTGTAAAAGTCGAAGCAAACAAAAATGTCTCTGTGGCAATAGATCCAAAGAAGTCAACTGTTCTGAATCTCGCTGGCAGTGCGATAAAATATGTAAGAAAACTTACGCGTGTGGTTTGCACAGTTGTGAGAATACATGTCACGAGGGCGATTGTGGCGAGTGCCCATTGGGATTACCAAGAACTTGTCCATGCGGGAAAACATCCTCCGTTGCTTCCTGTTCCGAGGCAATAGGAACCTGTGGTGACACCTGCCAGAAATTTCTCGAGTGTGGAGTTCATCAGTGCAGTGAACGATGTCATCCGGGCAAGTGTAGTCAGTGCCTGGAATTGGTAAGGAAATCGTGCCGATGTGGATATATGGAGAAAGAGGTCGCATGTCACAAGCAGCTGATATGTGATACAAAGTGTAAAAATATTAGGAGCTGTAGCAAACATCCATGCAACAGGAAGTGCTGCGATGGTGAATGTCCACCATGTGATAAGTTGTGTGGGAAAACGTTAGCTTGTGGCAAACATAAATGTTCGTCTCTCTGTCACCATGGTCCGTGTTATCCGTGCAATCAGAAGGCATCGATTAAATGCAGGTACATGATGAACACTTTTGCGTGATAATTATAAAGCTAATGCGTTAATTAACAGGTGCGCTGGAACTGTGGTTGAGGTCCCTTGTGGACGCGAGAAAAAGATGAATTCACCAAAATGTCGTTTGCCATGTCGGATACACTCTAAGTGTCACCACACCAACCCGCACCATTGCCATCAGGGTGATTGTCCTCCTTGTCAGCGAGTGTGTGGTCTACCGAATGACACCACCAACTGTAAGCATCCGTGCGAGGCTAAATGTCACGATGCGGTGAAGGTTGTGACGAAGGATAAAAATTTCAAGCCTGTCGGTCCATGGGATGTTCCTATGGAAATTGTAAGTAACGTGCAATTTCATtccaaattttcaatgaaataataTAACTATCGATACAGGTCGAGATCAAAAAGTTGCCCCATCCGCAGTGCGAGGTGAAAGTTCCTGTCACATGCATCGGTGGCCATGAAACAGCCCTTTGGCCATGCTATAACTCCAAGCCGGCCTCATGTGGCCGAGAATGTGGTCGATCTCTGAAGTGTGGTGTTCATAGGTGTCCCATGCAGTGTCACAGGGTAAGAAGACTCGACTCGGCAGAAGAAGATCCAAGGTGTCAGCCATGTAATGCGGGCTGTTTAATATCACGCCCGGCCGGATGTGTTCACCCTTGTAAGCGACCCTGTCATGTCCCGCCTTGTAATCCGTGTCAGGTACCCACTAAGACTTCATGTCACTGTGGTTTGACACAGATATTTTATAAGTGTCACGAGTTTTATGGTGGCGACAAAACGGAGGACGAGTTGATTGTTTTCAGAGAACAATTACTTAGTTGCGGACAGAAGTGTATCAAGAATGTAAGtatagatgatttttttccgttACCATCATTCAACAGACACTTGATATGTTCTGTAGTTCCCATGCGGTCATCGCTGCAATACTACCTGTCACTCCGGGGAGTGTCCCAATCCGGAAGCATGTACCAAAAAGGTTAAAATCACATGTAGCTGCCGCAATCGTAAAATGGAGGTGAGCTGTATCGTAGCTCAAAGTAAAACCAAAACTTTAGAATGTGACGCAAGCTGTGAAAAGTTGAACGAAGTTAAAGTTCGCGAGCTTTCCGATAAAGAACGCCTGCAGAAGGAGCAGGAAGAGGTGGAAAATCAACGGGCTCTCGAGGAGTATGAGAGAAAGCTGGGACGTAAGAAATATCGGGAACGGAAGCGTGTTCAGGTTGAAGAAACAACCGATAGTAGTAAATTGATTTATGCACTTGTCCCATTCGGGATCCTGATGGTCGCCGTAGTGGCGTATTTATTTTTGTCGAAGTAAATGGTATGTAGATTTTGTAAATTTGCTTGATAATTTGATAAACCTTTTACATTATTGACAAGATCTTAGATAAAGAAATTCAGCGCCAAAAATCGGTTCATGTTGGGCATGTTTCTTTTCCAATAGTTGTGGAAGAAAGCCTTATAAGTGTATGATTTCCCGATTTTCTCCCAAAGAGGCGAAGAACCTACACCTCAACATTACAATTGAGTCAACTAAATCTACACCAATTTGTATGCATTTTAAAACCTCCGTTTTCGTTGCTATTATCTTTGTGTGATGCATATTGCCATTGCGGCGGGTTAACTGAAGCAATAcctgaatacagctatagaAAGTGTTTTGGTGATTGATTtattcgttggaaaaagtgtattgcttcagaaggggcCTGTTTTGAGgtcgataatataaattttgatgaaaaataataatattttcttgaaaacacaaaTACCCGGTATATATTTCACTAAATGAATTTTCCACATGACTGGTAGCTACGGCATGTACAGCTGGCTTTGCGAAGCGGCATACGAAACGAAAGATTCATGTTCATCACGTGATCTTTCTCCGGGATACTTCTCATCGATCATTCCATATTTGTGAATGTTACATTTTCAGTTTCTGAAAGTGTTCAAATtatagaatacaaaaaaaacatacatagATTTTACATTTACCTCTTGAAGATATGCCATCGAATCCGTAACATAATGACTCAACTGAATCAACTCTTGGAATAGatttttccgccaatatccCGTTAGCTTTTACCCGGTGCCTGATTTGTGGCTAAGGAACGGCCGCACGTTGACTCTTTTACGATCAGGTATCccgttttt
The Toxorhynchites rutilus septentrionalis strain SRP chromosome 2, ASM2978413v1, whole genome shotgun sequence genome window above contains:
- the LOC129766744 gene encoding uncharacterized protein K02A2.6-like encodes the protein MDMLRETFSRFGNSESLVSDNGTQFTSEQFQQFFHANGIKHLRTGPYHPQSNGQAERFVDSLKRGLKKLRYGESSPTLEHLHTFLSVYRSTPNPNTPESTSPAEAFLGRPVRNTLDLLRKPDSVT
- the LOC129768741 gene encoding NF-X1-type zinc finger protein NFXL1, translating into MSHSNRHNSKAHATSTNPWSRNQTGVGDAQTTRPKSKGSNQNQPKPGVSGDSNLLKKCEDKFAQEHHKHLESAKKYIQQYESSEDEDDGRSSSPNEILGTVLKNYRGADGDIVKTQEYLQNLLESRSAVCLICIGTVKRSDSIWSCTSCYTFFHLLCIQRWANDSISQKRISHEQQEGYYNNRGEYIPKPTLSVHWDCPKCRKEYEPVDIPRHYDCFCGKEQNPQNHLWLIPHSCGETCRKRLVPDCGHKCVLLCHPGPCPPCPQTIAVSCECGQSAKKTIRCSQRTWTCLKPCKQKRNCGIHECGELCHSAEKCPLCKSRSKQKCLCGNRSKEVNCSESRWQCDKICKKTYACGLHSCENTCHEGDCGECPLGLPRTCPCGKTSSVASCSEAIGTCGDTCQKFLECGVHQCSERCHPGKCSQCLELVRKSCRCGYMEKEVACHKQLICDTKCKNIRSCSKHPCNRKCCDGECPPCDKLCGKTLACGKHKCSSLCHHGPCYPCNQKASIKCRCAGTVVEVPCGREKKMNSPKCRLPCRIHSKCHHTNPHHCHQGDCPPCQRVCGLPNDTTNCKHPCEAKCHDAVKVVTKDKNFKPVGPWDVPMEIVEIKKLPHPQCEVKVPVTCIGGHETALWPCYNSKPASCGRECGRSLKCGVHRCPMQCHRVRRLDSAEEDPRCQPCNAGCLISRPAGCVHPCKRPCHVPPCNPCQVPTKTSCHCGLTQIFYKCHEFYGGDKTEDELIVFREQLLSCGQKCIKNFPCGHRCNTTCHSGECPNPEACTKKVKITCSCRNRKMEVSCIVAQSKTKTLECDASCEKLNEVKVRELSDKERLQKEQEEVENQRALEEYERKLGRKKYRERKRVQVEETTDSSKLIYALVPFGILMVAVVAYLFLSK